One Haloterrigena salifodinae DNA window includes the following coding sequences:
- a CDS encoding curlin has translation MKRTLRITVALVFAVALVGALASGSALASPSDCTYTDYCNDADVDQSNAADVFQNGFGNDADVDQRNKAGVFQDGKYNDADVDQRNKAGVFQDGKYNDADVDQRNKAGVFQDGKNNDADVNQRNKALVDQDGKNNNADVTQRNKALVDQDGKNNDADVDQRNKAIVDQDGKNNDASVDQRNTATVDQDGKNNDADVDQENTAVIDQR, from the coding sequence ATGAAACGAACTCTACGCATTACGGTTGCACTGGTGTTCGCCGTGGCACTCGTCGGTGCCCTGGCGAGCGGCAGTGCGCTCGCATCCCCGAGCGATTGCACGTACACCGACTACTGTAACGACGCCGACGTCGATCAGTCCAACGCCGCCGACGTCTTCCAGAACGGTTTCGGGAACGACGCTGACGTTGACCAGCGCAACAAAGCAGGCGTCTTCCAGGACGGCAAGTACAACGACGCCGATGTCGATCAGCGCAACAAAGCAGGCGTCTTCCAGGACGGTAAGTACAACGACGCCGATGTCGACCAGCGCAACAAAGCAGGCGTCTTCCAGGACGGCAAGAACAACGACGCCGACGTCAACCAGCGCAACAAGGCACTCGTCGATCAGGACGGCAAGAACAACAACGCTGACGTGACCCAGCGCAACAAGGCACTCGTCGATCAGGACGGCAAGAACAACGACGCCGACGTCGACCAGCGCAACAAGGCGATCGTCGACCAGGACGGCAAGAATAACGACGCCAGCGTCGACCAGCGCAACACCGCCACCGTCGACCAGGACGGCAAGAACAACGACGCCGACGTCGATCAGGAGAACACCGCCGTCATCGATCAGCGCTAA
- a CDS encoding NAD(P)-dependent oxidoreductase, whose translation MNVLLLGASGRIGRRIASELLERGHEVTGTSRSGEIDEIDDPDFEAVAADATDADEIASLAADHDAVASALGPSDDADVDVLVEMAETVVEGLQRTDTDRLVWTGGAGGLYVGPDTMLIETEEFPDELEPLAQAAIDAYGVISEADDLRWTYLGPAAVIEPGERTGEYRTADRQLVADEDGESYISMEDFAVAFADELENDEAVHAYLGVGH comes from the coding sequence ATGAACGTACTTCTACTCGGTGCGAGCGGCCGAATCGGACGACGAATCGCGAGCGAACTCCTCGAGCGCGGTCACGAAGTAACGGGAACGTCCCGCAGCGGCGAGATCGACGAGATCGACGACCCTGACTTCGAGGCGGTCGCCGCCGACGCGACCGACGCGGACGAAATCGCGTCCCTGGCGGCGGATCACGACGCCGTCGCGTCGGCGCTCGGCCCGTCGGACGACGCGGACGTCGACGTCCTCGTCGAGATGGCCGAGACCGTCGTTGAGGGACTCCAGCGGACGGACACCGACCGCCTGGTCTGGACCGGCGGTGCGGGCGGCCTGTACGTCGGCCCGGACACGATGCTCATCGAGACCGAGGAGTTCCCGGACGAACTCGAGCCCCTCGCGCAGGCGGCCATCGACGCGTACGGGGTCATCAGCGAGGCGGACGATCTCCGGTGGACCTACCTCGGACCGGCGGCGGTGATCGAGCCCGGCGAGCGGACGGGCGAGTACCGCACCGCGGACCGCCAACTCGTCGCCGACGAGGACGGCGAGAGCTACATCTCGATGGAGGACTTCGCCGTCGCGTTCGCCGACGAACTGGAAAACGACGAGGCGGTCCACGCGTATCTCGGCGTCGGCCACTAA
- a CDS encoding exonuclease, which translates to MATDSRSAEPPSAPAAEAIGSAGFVHLVARADGDALAACGLLARALADRGTPFQVSVGPTVADRTERVRDRQAAADDVTVAIGAIDADATRLDDDDRPATLAALEAVRGLEASPDHVLALAGLVAAGVEPGAGESEWVLETARSQGLVDRRPGVAVPTTDPVDGLAHSTRLRAPWSGDLSATRTALEELGVNLAAPDAFDADARRTIGSAVALDIVGDDEAVPAAAETVQRVLRPYATPDAPFATVGGYADVLEATARTEPGTGAALAMGHDAREPALDAWREHGRRAHVALEAGSTGRYDGLFVVGVDDGPVEAVARIAAAYRSPEATVLAVADGEAAIATRGGEPLGATVEAVARELEEVGIEGVAYDGGRRRGYLRYDPAVDESTLIQIVRDRR; encoded by the coding sequence ATGGCCACCGATAGTCGGTCCGCCGAGCCGCCGTCTGCCCCCGCCGCGGAGGCGATCGGGAGCGCCGGCTTCGTCCACCTCGTTGCGCGCGCCGACGGCGACGCGCTGGCGGCCTGCGGCCTGCTCGCGCGGGCCCTGGCCGACCGCGGGACGCCGTTCCAGGTGAGCGTCGGCCCCACGGTCGCCGACCGAACCGAGCGCGTTCGCGACCGACAGGCGGCGGCCGACGACGTCACCGTCGCGATCGGCGCAATCGATGCCGACGCGACGCGGCTCGACGACGACGACCGACCCGCCACGCTCGCGGCGCTCGAGGCCGTTCGCGGTCTCGAGGCGTCGCCGGATCACGTCCTCGCGCTCGCGGGGCTCGTTGCCGCTGGCGTCGAACCCGGCGCTGGCGAGAGCGAGTGGGTTCTCGAGACCGCCCGATCGCAGGGCCTGGTCGATCGCCGACCGGGCGTCGCGGTGCCGACGACCGATCCGGTCGATGGCCTCGCCCACTCGACGCGCCTTCGCGCACCGTGGTCGGGCGACCTGAGCGCGACGCGGACCGCACTCGAGGAACTCGGCGTCAACCTCGCCGCGCCGGACGCGTTCGACGCGGACGCACGCCGGACGATCGGCTCCGCCGTCGCCCTCGATATCGTCGGCGACGACGAGGCCGTACCGGCTGCGGCCGAGACAGTCCAACGCGTGCTCCGGCCGTACGCGACGCCCGACGCTCCGTTTGCGACCGTCGGCGGCTACGCGGACGTCCTCGAGGCGACCGCCCGCACCGAGCCGGGCACCGGCGCCGCGCTCGCGATGGGCCATGACGCCCGCGAGCCGGCACTGGACGCCTGGCGCGAGCACGGCCGACGCGCCCACGTGGCCCTCGAGGCCGGCTCGACGGGACGCTACGACGGGCTGTTCGTCGTCGGCGTCGACGACGGCCCCGTCGAAGCGGTCGCCAGGATCGCCGCGGCCTACCGGTCGCCGGAAGCGACCGTCCTCGCCGTCGCCGACGGCGAGGCGGCGATCGCCACCCGCGGCGGCGAGCCGCTGGGGGCGACCGTCGAGGCGGTCGCACGCGAACTCGAGGAAGTCGGAATCGAGGGGGTCGCCTACGACGGCGGCCGCCGCCGCGGCTACCTGCGGTACGATCCCGCCGTGGACGAGTCGACGCTCATCCAGATCGTGAGGGACCGACGATGA
- a CDS encoding class I adenylate-forming enzyme family protein: MKREMLTMDFLERAVDSYGDVTGVVAHDGTEYTYEEVNDRVNQLARALEERGVEQGDRVALLAPNTHYFIETLYATNKLGAVFVPLNYRLASGEYQYILEDCAANTIVADDDYAEKIEAIRDGVPAETFVGYRTDEIEGDWEDYEDLLEDQPADEPDRPEITEDDDASINYTSGTTGDPKGVVRTHRTEHWHALVLNQHMEIRDDDTYLWTLPMFHCNGWGHTYAITGTGGTHVCQRTFDAEGVFERVREYDVSFMCGAPTVLNNLIQYHDEHSDLETTGDRDVRIATAGSAPATATIETVEDEFGWRIIHIYGLTETAPIITTSNSPRRLAERGRELKVKQGSQTLCTDVRVVDEDGEEVPRDGETIGEIVVRGNQVMDRYLEKPDATEQAFTARLEGYFHTGDLATIDEDGMVAIQDRKKDIIISGGENISSIEVEDVLYDHPDVGKAAVIPVPSEQWGETPKALVVPRSGAEPTEDEILEFVGEHLAGYKKPSSVDFVEDLPETATGKVQKYELREEYWDEEETRVGQQ; this comes from the coding sequence ATGAAACGGGAGATGCTCACCATGGACTTCCTCGAGCGGGCGGTCGACAGTTACGGCGACGTCACCGGTGTCGTCGCCCACGACGGGACCGAGTACACCTACGAGGAAGTCAACGACCGCGTGAATCAGCTCGCACGCGCCCTCGAGGAGCGCGGCGTCGAACAGGGGGACCGCGTCGCCTTGCTCGCGCCGAACACGCACTACTTCATCGAGACGCTGTACGCGACCAACAAGCTCGGCGCGGTGTTCGTTCCGCTGAACTACCGGCTGGCCTCGGGCGAGTATCAGTACATCCTCGAGGACTGCGCGGCGAACACGATCGTCGCGGACGACGACTACGCCGAGAAGATCGAGGCGATCCGCGACGGGGTGCCGGCGGAGACGTTCGTGGGCTATCGGACCGACGAGATCGAGGGCGACTGGGAGGACTACGAGGACCTCCTCGAGGACCAACCCGCCGACGAACCCGATCGTCCCGAGATCACCGAGGACGACGACGCCAGCATCAACTACACCTCGGGGACGACGGGCGATCCGAAGGGCGTCGTCCGCACCCACCGCACCGAACACTGGCACGCGCTGGTGCTCAACCAGCACATGGAGATCCGGGACGACGACACCTATCTCTGGACGCTGCCGATGTTCCACTGCAACGGCTGGGGCCACACCTACGCGATTACGGGTACCGGCGGGACCCACGTCTGCCAGCGGACCTTCGACGCCGAGGGCGTCTTCGAGCGCGTGCGCGAGTACGACGTCTCGTTCATGTGCGGCGCGCCGACGGTCCTGAACAACCTGATCCAGTACCACGACGAACACTCCGACCTCGAGACGACCGGCGACCGGGACGTCCGGATCGCGACCGCGGGCTCGGCGCCCGCCACGGCCACCATCGAGACCGTCGAGGACGAGTTCGGCTGGCGGATCATCCACATCTACGGGCTCACCGAGACCGCGCCGATTATCACGACGAGCAACTCGCCGCGCCGACTCGCCGAGCGGGGCCGCGAGCTCAAGGTCAAGCAGGGCAGCCAGACGCTCTGTACCGACGTCCGCGTCGTCGACGAGGACGGCGAGGAGGTCCCCCGCGACGGCGAGACCATCGGCGAGATCGTCGTCCGCGGCAACCAGGTGATGGACCGCTACCTCGAGAAGCCCGACGCCACCGAGCAGGCGTTCACCGCGCGCCTCGAGGGCTACTTCCACACCGGCGACCTCGCGACGATCGACGAAGACGGGATGGTCGCGATCCAGGACCGCAAGAAGGACATCATCATCTCCGGCGGCGAGAACATCTCGAGCATCGAGGTCGAGGACGTCCTCTACGACCACCCCGACGTCGGGAAGGCCGCGGTCATCCCGGTCCCCAGTGAGCAGTGGGGTGAGACGCCGAAGGCCCTGGTCGTCCCGCGAAGCGGCGCCGAGCCGACCGAGGACGAGATCCTCGAGTTCGTCGGCGAACACCTCGCGGGCTACAAGAAGCCCTCGAGCGTCGACTTCGTCGAAGATCTCCCCGAGACCGCGACCGGCAAGGTCCAGAAGTACGAACTCCGCGAGGAGTACTGGGACGAAGAGGAGACGCGCGTCGGACAGCAATAA
- a CDS encoding KEOPS complex subunit Pcc1 produces MSRRATIRTRHDDPELVARALRPDNTDEMETVVERDGNESETEGAVVTHIERETTGGLHSNVDDYAVNLEVAINVARSGRDRREQREQPADAGRASDADSNTTDTS; encoded by the coding sequence ATGAGTCGGCGCGCGACCATCCGAACGCGCCACGACGACCCCGAACTCGTCGCGCGGGCGCTTCGCCCGGACAACACCGACGAGATGGAGACGGTCGTCGAGCGCGACGGCAACGAGAGCGAGACCGAGGGCGCCGTCGTCACGCACATCGAACGCGAGACGACCGGCGGCCTCCACTCGAACGTCGACGACTACGCGGTCAACCTCGAGGTGGCGATTAACGTGGCCCGCTCTGGACGGGACCGACGGGAACAGCGCGAGCAACCAGCGGACGCGGGGCGCGCGTCCGATGCGGACAGCAACACTACAGATACATCATGA
- a CDS encoding winged helix-turn-helix transcriptional regulator, with amino-acid sequence MSPHSDLEAKYASCPVIKTLEEVGSRWRLTVIHVLREGELRFNELKRATDANSQTLSRVLDDLEEKGYVERRVEEESPIAVYYSLTPKGADLLSAFDEILEWGEKWIDDDRAGGEERDP; translated from the coding sequence ATGTCACCGCACTCGGATCTCGAAGCGAAATACGCCAGCTGTCCGGTGATCAAGACCCTCGAGGAGGTCGGCTCGCGATGGCGGCTGACCGTCATTCACGTCCTCCGAGAGGGCGAACTCCGCTTCAACGAACTCAAGCGCGCGACGGACGCGAACTCGCAGACGCTGTCACGCGTACTGGACGACCTCGAGGAGAAGGGCTACGTCGAGCGGCGAGTCGAGGAGGAGAGCCCGATCGCCGTCTACTACTCGCTGACGCCGAAGGGCGCGGACCTCCTCTCGGCGTTCGACGAGATCCTCGAATGGGGCGAGAAGTGGATCGACGACGACCGCGCCGGCGGCGAGGAGCGCGACCCGTAG
- a CDS encoding 30S ribosomal protein S3ae, which yields MSERSVSRAKQEKRWYTVLAPEQFDRQELGETPADEPEKVYDRTIETTLGELNNNASENNTKLTFKITDVGSDSAYTEFVEHSLTRDYLRSLVRRGASKVEAYVTVLTTDDYRVQIQPVAFTTKKADASQEKAIRNQMVEMIEEAAAERSFEELIDSVVEGRLSSGIYGEAKTIYPLRRVEIQKATLEAHPEEVAEEEATAVDVDEDDVAAE from the coding sequence ATGAGTGAACGATCAGTTTCACGCGCGAAACAGGAGAAGCGGTGGTACACCGTCCTGGCACCCGAGCAGTTCGACCGCCAGGAACTCGGCGAAACCCCCGCTGACGAACCGGAAAAGGTCTACGACCGAACCATCGAAACGACGCTCGGCGAACTCAACAACAACGCCAGCGAGAACAACACCAAGCTGACCTTCAAGATCACCGACGTCGGCAGCGACTCGGCGTACACGGAGTTCGTCGAGCACTCCCTGACTCGGGACTACCTGCGTTCGCTGGTCCGACGGGGCGCCTCGAAGGTCGAGGCGTACGTCACCGTCCTCACGACGGACGACTACCGCGTCCAGATCCAGCCCGTCGCCTTTACGACCAAGAAGGCCGACGCGAGCCAGGAGAAGGCCATCCGCAACCAGATGGTCGAGATGATCGAGGAGGCCGCCGCCGAGCGCTCCTTCGAGGAACTCATCGACAGCGTCGTCGAGGGTCGACTCTCCTCGGGGATTTACGGCGAAGCCAAGACGATCTACCCGCTGCGCCGCGTCGAGATCCAGAAGGCTACCCTCGAGGCCCACCCCGAAGAGGTCGCCGAAGAGGAAGCGACCGCGGTCGACGTCGACGAAGACGACGTCGCGGCCGAATAA
- a CDS encoding 30S ribosomal protein S15 translates to MARMHTRRRGSSGSDKPTADDPPEWSDVDADDIESRVVELAEQGYDPSQIGMKLRDEGVTGTPVPDVKLATGKKITEILEENDARSEFPEDLYNLMERAVRLREHIQQNPQDYQNKRALQNTESKVRRLVDYYRGDEVEPDFTYSYDVAKEIIDEE, encoded by the coding sequence ATGGCACGAATGCACACCCGCCGTCGCGGCTCGTCCGGATCGGACAAGCCGACGGCAGACGACCCGCCGGAGTGGAGCGACGTCGACGCGGACGATATCGAATCCCGCGTCGTCGAACTGGCAGAGCAGGGCTACGATCCCAGTCAGATCGGGATGAAGCTGCGCGACGAAGGCGTCACCGGCACGCCCGTCCCGGACGTCAAGCTGGCAACCGGGAAGAAGATCACCGAGATCCTCGAGGAGAACGACGCGCGATCCGAGTTCCCCGAGGACCTCTACAACCTGATGGAGCGCGCCGTGCGCCTGCGCGAGCACATCCAGCAGAACCCGCAGGACTACCAGAACAAGCGCGCCCTGCAGAACACGGAGTCGAAGGTTCGACGCCTCGTCGACTACTACCGCGGCGACGAAGTCGAGCCGGACTTCACGTACTCCTACGACGTCGCGAAAGAGATCATCGACGAGGAGTAA
- a CDS encoding MEDS domain-containing protein: protein MYQRADRDDRQRPQALGIESDLESSRGNPAFHGLVGSPDESDHDHDDSTDHVALLYEDRDEQFSAVMPFVRRGLERGERCLYIADENDRADVLSAMREYGIDVDDALESGALSVVTPADTYRRTGEFDRDAMVRFWEESLAEATEEDDFTGIRAAAEMTWALNDGDTDLDHLVEYEAILNSIYEGEPYAVCCQYNRERFPADVIYEVIRTHPLLVHDGVVSENIYYTPPAEFFGPDRPAREVERMTTTLRERTIGNAALEHATERFRKIFEHSQDAIFINDPYADEILEANPAGCEMLGYSREELLELGPSDCHPHEMEAFREFVGTVFEEGAGWTDELSCLPKVGEPIPAELSASKITVDGRPCMLAIARDISERKARERAQRRLYEIAADPERSFNEKLRAIFDLGCDRFDLELGGLARIDPETDRFVVEAVSGDHEHLRPGAEVSLSETYCRVFADETDEAENDAATDTASITDPEATEFEGTTAYEEFGVESYFGTRLSIADDLDRTFFFVSTAPREEPFTEAERTFLDLMGQWVRYELERERYEVTVEETIERLEQSNERLEQFAYAASHDLQEPLRMVSSYLQLIESRYADRLDDDGEEFIDFAVDGAERMREMIDGLLAYSRIETRGEPFEPVDLEAVIDDVLADLRLRIAESNAEVAVGDLPTVAGDRNQLHQLFQNLLTNALEYSGDEPPRVEIAARRDGRQWIVSVSDEGIGIEPGEQERIFEVFERLHSRAEYDGTGIGLALCQRIVERHGGDIWVNSEPGEGSTFSAAFPDPVVRE from the coding sequence ATGTACCAGCGGGCGGATCGTGACGACCGCCAGCGACCGCAGGCGCTCGGAATCGAGTCCGATCTCGAGTCTTCCCGGGGGAATCCGGCGTTTCACGGGCTGGTCGGATCGCCTGACGAGTCCGATCACGATCACGACGATTCGACCGATCACGTCGCGCTCCTCTACGAGGACCGCGACGAGCAGTTCAGCGCCGTGATGCCCTTCGTCCGCCGCGGGCTCGAACGCGGCGAACGCTGTCTCTACATCGCCGACGAGAACGACAGAGCCGACGTCCTGTCCGCAATGCGGGAGTACGGCATCGACGTCGACGATGCCCTCGAGTCGGGCGCGCTCTCGGTGGTGACGCCCGCGGATACCTATCGTCGAACCGGCGAGTTCGACCGCGACGCGATGGTGCGGTTCTGGGAGGAGTCGCTCGCGGAGGCGACCGAGGAAGACGACTTTACGGGTATCCGTGCGGCCGCCGAGATGACGTGGGCCCTGAACGACGGCGATACCGACCTCGATCACCTCGTCGAGTACGAGGCGATCCTCAACTCGATCTATGAGGGCGAGCCGTACGCCGTCTGCTGTCAGTACAACCGCGAGCGGTTCCCTGCCGACGTCATCTACGAGGTGATCCGCACGCACCCGCTGCTCGTCCACGACGGCGTCGTCTCGGAGAACATCTACTACACGCCCCCGGCGGAGTTCTTCGGCCCGGATCGGCCCGCTCGCGAGGTCGAACGGATGACGACCACGTTGCGCGAGCGAACGATCGGGAACGCGGCCCTCGAGCACGCGACCGAGCGGTTCCGGAAGATCTTCGAGCACAGCCAGGACGCGATCTTCATCAACGATCCGTACGCCGACGAGATCCTCGAGGCCAACCCGGCGGGCTGTGAGATGCTGGGCTACTCCCGCGAGGAACTGCTCGAACTCGGGCCGTCGGACTGCCATCCCCACGAGATGGAGGCGTTCCGCGAGTTCGTCGGCACCGTCTTCGAGGAGGGTGCCGGCTGGACGGACGAGCTGAGCTGTCTCCCGAAGGTGGGCGAGCCGATTCCGGCGGAGCTCTCGGCGTCGAAGATCACGGTCGACGGTCGGCCGTGCATGCTCGCGATCGCCCGCGATATCAGCGAGCGGAAGGCACGCGAGCGCGCACAGCGGCGCCTCTACGAGATCGCCGCCGATCCCGAACGCTCGTTCAACGAGAAATTGCGGGCCATCTTCGACCTCGGCTGCGACCGGTTCGATCTCGAGCTCGGCGGGCTGGCCCGGATCGACCCCGAGACCGATCGGTTCGTCGTCGAGGCCGTCAGCGGCGACCACGAACACCTCCGACCGGGCGCCGAGGTTTCCCTCTCGGAGACCTACTGTCGCGTGTTTGCCGACGAGACGGACGAGGCCGAGAACGACGCGGCGACCGACACCGCGTCGATCACCGATCCCGAAGCCACCGAGTTCGAGGGAACGACGGCCTACGAGGAGTTCGGCGTCGAGTCCTATTTCGGCACGCGGCTCTCGATCGCAGACGACCTCGACAGAACGTTCTTCTTCGTCTCGACTGCGCCCCGCGAGGAGCCCTTTACCGAGGCCGAGCGGACGTTCCTCGACCTGATGGGCCAGTGGGTCCGGTACGAACTCGAGCGCGAGCGCTATGAAGTGACGGTAGAGGAGACGATCGAGCGGCTCGAGCAGTCCAACGAGCGCCTCGAGCAGTTCGCCTACGCGGCCAGCCACGACCTCCAGGAGCCCCTGCGGATGGTCTCGAGCTACCTGCAACTGATCGAGAGCCGGTACGCCGACCGACTCGACGACGACGGCGAGGAGTTCATCGACTTCGCGGTCGACGGCGCCGAGCGGATGCGCGAGATGATCGACGGCCTGCTCGCATACTCCCGGATCGAGACGCGGGGCGAGCCGTTCGAACCGGTCGATCTCGAGGCCGTGATCGACGACGTCCTTGCGGATCTCCGACTCCGAATCGCGGAGTCCAACGCCGAGGTCGCCGTCGGCGACCTGCCGACCGTCGCCGGCGACCGAAATCAGCTCCACCAGCTGTTTCAGAACCTGCTGACGAACGCGCTCGAGTACAGCGGCGACGAGCCGCCGCGAGTCGAGATCGCGGCCCGACGGGACGGTCGGCAGTGGATCGTCTCGGTCAGCGACGAGGGGATCGGCATCGAGCCCGGGGAACAGGAGCGGATCTTCGAGGTGTTCGAACGGCTGCACAGCCGCGCGGAGTACGACGGCACCGGCATCGGCCTCGCGCTCTGTCAGCGGATCGTCGAGCGCCACGGCGGTGACATCTGGGTCAACTCCGAACCCGGCGAGGGATCGACCTTCTCCGCGGCGTTCCCCGATCCGGTCGTTCGGGAATGA
- a CDS encoding iron-containing alcohol dehydrogenase family protein, producing the protein MSSRSSESDRDPSFRFDYDPATIRFGAGSVDDLGAELEALGLERALVVCGSTVGETPTVIEPVKSGLGDRLAGVFDETSAAKRLSTALAGRDRLEAEDADAIVSVGGGSSLDVATVISVLAANGYGPAAAGRELAETGTLPVPDEGLVPVVAVPTTLAGADLSNVAGIAADPDEGPVDETVSGGVSHPDLMPAAAVYDPELVATTPDSVLTGSAMNGFDKGIETLYAANATPVTDATARHGLEKLEDGLRAFGDGDRDVGTFETLLEGIVLVQYGISRPGETTLSIVHAFGHGLTAGYDVQQGAAHGIVVPHVLEYLFEREDVDARSGMLANALGVGDAADRGAAVVEAVAEIRDGLDLPAQLREVDGPQPEEFAAVAEAILDDAFMANAPPRLEPSVEEIEGILEAAW; encoded by the coding sequence ATGAGTTCTCGCTCGAGCGAAAGCGACCGCGATCCGTCCTTCCGTTTCGACTACGACCCGGCGACGATCCGCTTCGGCGCCGGCAGCGTCGACGACCTCGGGGCCGAACTCGAGGCCTTGGGTCTCGAGCGCGCGCTGGTTGTCTGCGGCTCGACGGTGGGGGAGACGCCGACGGTGATCGAACCGGTGAAATCGGGGCTGGGAGACCGGCTGGCCGGCGTGTTCGACGAGACGTCGGCGGCGAAGCGGCTCTCAACGGCGCTGGCGGGGCGCGACCGCCTCGAGGCCGAAGACGCCGACGCGATCGTGAGCGTCGGCGGCGGCAGCAGCCTCGACGTCGCGACGGTTATCAGCGTCCTCGCGGCCAACGGCTACGGCCCGGCAGCCGCCGGCCGGGAACTCGCCGAGACGGGGACGCTTCCGGTCCCCGACGAGGGGCTGGTGCCGGTCGTCGCGGTGCCGACGACGCTCGCGGGCGCCGACCTCTCGAACGTCGCCGGCATCGCTGCCGATCCCGACGAGGGTCCCGTCGACGAGACGGTCAGCGGCGGCGTCTCCCACCCCGACCTGATGCCCGCGGCGGCGGTCTACGACCCCGAACTGGTCGCGACCACGCCGGACTCGGTCCTCACCGGCTCGGCGATGAACGGCTTCGACAAGGGCATCGAGACGCTCTACGCGGCCAACGCGACGCCCGTGACCGACGCGACAGCCAGACACGGCCTCGAGAAACTCGAGGACGGTCTCCGGGCGTTCGGCGACGGCGACCGCGACGTAGGAACGTTCGAGACGCTCCTCGAGGGGATCGTCCTCGTCCAGTACGGCATCTCCCGGCCCGGCGAGACGACGCTCTCGATCGTCCACGCCTTCGGCCACGGGCTGACGGCCGGCTACGACGTCCAGCAGGGGGCCGCCCACGGGATCGTTGTCCCGCACGTCCTCGAGTATCTCTTCGAACGGGAGGACGTGGACGCGCGATCTGGGATGCTCGCGAACGCGCTCGGCGTCGGCGACGCCGCGGACCGCGGTGCGGCGGTCGTCGAGGCGGTCGCGGAGATTCGGGACGGGCTCGACCTCCCCGCGCAGTTACGCGAGGTCGACGGCCCCCAGCCCGAGGAGTTCGCCGCCGTCGCGGAGGCGATCCTCGACGACGCGTTCATGGCGAACGCGCCGCCGAGACTCGAGCCGTCGGTCGAGGAGATCGAGGGGATCCTCGAGGCGGCGTGGTAG